A portion of the Segatella copri DSM 18205 genome contains these proteins:
- a CDS encoding hydroxymethylpyrimidine/phosphomethylpyrimidine kinase: protein MILTITGSDSTGGSGVQADIRTISELGGYAVSAITSITVQNTLGIQEFFDIPAEIVSGQIEAIMNDMQPDIVKIGMIRRVETLNVVIDALTRYRPAHIIYAPAIWSSQGDALMTEDVVSQIKYRLLPLCSVVVSRKKESDIILQNSKLLSLAEKQGLRIYRLDNANSHGLINRFSSALAVYLNQGKKMEEALAMAQDFINVELVRQSNLQGRSSELYNQFISQVNNFCRTYSDVHFYADQLNVSGRYLAQVTRRISGKTPKAIIDEYIVKEIERELSTTTHTVQEIANTFGFSSQAHLTKFFKKMRGVTPSAFRQPKPVN from the coding sequence ATGATATTAACGATTACAGGTTCAGACAGCACCGGAGGCTCTGGTGTGCAGGCGGACATCAGGACGATTTCCGAGTTGGGCGGTTATGCTGTTTCGGCGATAACCAGCATCACTGTGCAGAATACGCTCGGTATTCAGGAGTTCTTTGATATTCCTGCCGAGATTGTTTCGGGGCAGATTGAGGCTATCATGAACGATATGCAGCCTGATATTGTGAAGATTGGTATGATACGCAGGGTGGAAACGCTGAATGTGGTCATCGATGCGTTGACCAGGTACCGTCCTGCCCATATCATCTATGCCCCTGCCATCTGGTCGAGCCAGGGCGATGCGCTGATGACGGAAGATGTGGTGAGCCAGATCAAATACCGTCTGCTGCCGCTCTGTTCTGTCGTCGTGTCACGCAAGAAGGAGAGCGACATCATTCTTCAGAATTCCAAACTACTGAGCCTTGCCGAGAAGCAGGGACTCCGGATCTATCGCCTCGACAATGCCAATTCGCATGGTCTCATCAACCGTTTCTCTTCAGCTCTTGCCGTCTATCTGAATCAGGGCAAGAAGATGGAGGAGGCGCTGGCGATGGCGCAGGATTTCATCAATGTAGAACTCGTGCGCCAGAGCAATCTGCAGGGCAGGAGTTCCGAGCTTTACAACCAGTTTATATCGCAGGTTAATAACTTCTGCCGCACTTACAGCGATGTTCATTTCTATGCCGACCAGTTGAATGTGAGTGGCCGTTATCTGGCTCAGGTTACCCGCCGCATCTCCGGCAAGACGCCGAAGGCAATCATCGATGAATACATAGTGAAGGAGATAGAGCGCGAGCTTTCTACCACCACGCATACGGTTCAGGAGATAGCCAATACCTTCGGTTTCTCCTCGCAGGCGCATCTCACCAAATTCTTCAAGAAGATGAGAGGGGTAACGCCTTCTGCTTTCAGGCAACCAAAACCTGTTAATTAA
- a CDS encoding DUF5003 domain-containing protein, with protein MKTLISKYWLVLMALVSVTLFTACSSDDDAVTPVFPQVQPIAGEAGEVKEFTFEANESWSLSSDKIWCKLVQGEKTDAFVLNGTAGKQTIKVKITDDDASKDMSVAQLFLNMSGQKVAIAEVKRSAAGYKLQVFDAAGNDITETGITVGYNVYTKFTVKSNYRFAVTNTPAWVDLEGGFLVGTPNKDAVGGVSFKENQGVSAKYAIAKDGNYTITFTSEDGKAAVTVPVIYNGMTTSTMDVTYPTSSQWAVWNVSLDGKVFTQNGSSLTGGDTNDFTFYNFVPFTLKTLGDAYQLVVFENTENGLFEDGTGAVKLQGEKGDVKLTVAPLGSGSREFLVYALPKSVFESLENGLDGMLEEDFMTVKSDYDRYFLMDVVQKEANSSADDQSAAPTILKMNYLPVECKKDKSMYGSVISEVFGYNGDEIYVAQSEVGSSLTVNPNIKDWDPTTMMETGYLTVMDSNGNDVPAEPSMDTNNNWVFFVKVPAATPIFMVFEDNGTPVKVLVVESPGEGMSKKHTSIRKIRK; from the coding sequence ATGAAAACATTGATTTCAAAATATTGGCTCGTATTGATGGCGCTGGTATCAGTGACTCTGTTCACAGCTTGTTCCAGCGATGACGATGCCGTAACTCCTGTATTCCCACAGGTACAGCCTATCGCCGGTGAAGCTGGCGAAGTGAAAGAGTTTACTTTCGAAGCTAACGAGAGCTGGAGCCTTTCTTCAGACAAAATCTGGTGTAAACTGGTGCAGGGCGAGAAAACAGACGCCTTCGTACTCAATGGTACTGCAGGCAAGCAGACCATCAAGGTTAAGATTACTGATGATGATGCCAGCAAGGATATGAGCGTGGCTCAGCTCTTCCTGAATATGAGTGGTCAGAAGGTTGCCATAGCTGAGGTTAAGCGTTCGGCTGCCGGCTATAAGTTGCAGGTATTCGATGCGGCTGGCAATGATATCACCGAGACAGGTATCACTGTAGGTTACAATGTATACACCAAGTTTACCGTAAAGTCAAACTACCGTTTTGCTGTTACCAATACTCCAGCTTGGGTAGACTTGGAAGGCGGCTTCCTGGTAGGTACACCTAACAAGGATGCTGTAGGCGGAGTTTCCTTCAAGGAGAATCAGGGCGTAAGTGCTAAGTATGCCATCGCTAAGGACGGCAACTACACCATCACCTTTACTTCTGAGGATGGCAAGGCTGCTGTAACCGTACCTGTTATCTATAATGGTATGACCACCAGCACCATGGATGTTACTTATCCAACCTCTTCACAGTGGGCAGTATGGAATGTATCTCTCGATGGTAAGGTGTTCACTCAGAATGGTTCTAGCCTGACTGGTGGTGATACCAATGATTTCACTTTCTACAACTTCGTTCCTTTCACCCTCAAGACCTTGGGTGATGCTTACCAGCTGGTAGTCTTCGAAAACACGGAGAATGGTTTGTTTGAGGATGGAACTGGTGCTGTGAAGCTGCAGGGTGAGAAGGGTGATGTGAAGCTCACAGTCGCTCCATTAGGCAGCGGAAGCCGTGAGTTCTTGGTTTATGCATTGCCAAAGAGCGTATTCGAGAGTCTGGAGAATGGACTCGACGGAATGCTGGAGGAAGACTTCATGACTGTGAAGAGCGATTACGACCGTTACTTCCTGATGGATGTTGTACAGAAGGAGGCCAACTCTTCTGCTGATGATCAGTCTGCAGCACCGACAATCTTGAAGATGAACTACTTGCCAGTAGAGTGCAAGAAGGATAAATCAATGTATGGTTCTGTCATATCAGAAGTATTTGGCTACAATGGTGACGAAATATATGTCGCTCAGTCAGAAGTAGGAAGCTCTCTTACAGTTAATCCTAATATCAAGGATTGGGATCCTACCACTATGATGGAGACAGGCTATCTTACAGTTATGGATAGCAACGGAAATGATGTTCCTGCAGAGCCTAGTATGGATACGAATAATAACTGGGTATTCTTCGTAAAGGTTCCTGCTGCTACTCCGATATTTATGGTATTCGAGGACAACGGAACTCCTGTAAAGGTTCTTGTTGTTGAATCTCCTGGTGAGGGAATGAGTAAGAAACATACTTCTATCAGAAAAATTAGAAAGTAA
- a CDS encoding lipocalin family protein, whose translation MKKLFTLLVIALFACGFAACSSDDEEPEEPSLEVTPANLHGTWELAEWNGEPLAEGTYCYIVFNRKDQTFEMYQKFDSMYGRHITGSFAIKNDPYQGYIISGSYDNGKGDWNQSYLVTRLLASGSMIWTAKDDVTDISRYKRCDEVPAEILKECKDLTEE comes from the coding sequence TTGAAAAAACTCTTCACCCTCCTGGTGATTGCTTTGTTTGCCTGCGGCTTTGCAGCCTGCAGCAGCGATGATGAAGAACCGGAGGAGCCTTCTCTGGAAGTTACACCTGCCAATCTTCATGGCACATGGGAGTTGGCTGAGTGGAACGGTGAACCTCTTGCTGAGGGCACATACTGCTACATCGTTTTCAACCGCAAGGACCAGACTTTCGAGATGTATCAGAAGTTTGACAGTATGTATGGTCGCCATATCACCGGTTCGTTCGCTATCAAGAACGATCCATACCAGGGCTACATTATCAGCGGAAGCTATGATAACGGTAAGGGCGACTGGAACCAGAGTTATCTCGTAACCCGTCTCCTGGCATCGGGTTCCATGATATGGACCGCCAAGGACGATGTTACCGACATCAGCCGCTACAAGCGTTGCGATGAGGTACCTGCCGAGATACTCAAGGAATGTAAAGATCTCACTGAAGAATAA
- a CDS encoding DUF1573 domain-containing protein, with translation MKIFAFLSLFFLALPVTVNAQKELLKFEHPLIDAGTMTEDDAPRTFTFVGKNVSKKILHITQVRTTCGCTSSYVRGDVMKPGDTCQVQITFTPNRYPGTINTGAYLYLKEVEGQPAVKLALTGKVLPGADQWARYPHKMGALRLKQAKASITEVKPGTEPEARILCGNSGDKPLRISSLLLPPYARLTTEPEVIEPGDEADLVITIIADKIPATMPESFTFPVILEGLDARPSDRTIQVVVKVKR, from the coding sequence ATGAAGATATTTGCTTTCCTATCGCTTTTCTTCCTGGCTTTGCCTGTTACGGTGAATGCGCAGAAGGAACTGCTGAAGTTTGAGCATCCGCTTATCGATGCAGGTACGATGACCGAGGACGATGCGCCTCGCACCTTCACCTTCGTAGGTAAGAATGTGAGCAAGAAGATACTGCACATCACACAGGTGAGAACCACCTGTGGATGTACCAGTTCTTATGTTAGGGGGGATGTGATGAAGCCTGGCGATACCTGTCAGGTGCAGATCACCTTCACGCCTAACCGCTATCCGGGCACCATCAATACGGGTGCTTATCTCTATCTGAAAGAGGTAGAGGGACAGCCTGCCGTTAAGCTTGCCTTAACGGGAAAGGTGCTGCCGGGTGCTGACCAGTGGGCACGCTATCCGCACAAGATGGGAGCACTCAGACTGAAACAGGCGAAGGCAAGTATCACAGAGGTAAAGCCGGGCACAGAGCCTGAGGCACGTATCCTCTGCGGAAACAGCGGTGACAAGCCGCTCCGTATATCCAGCCTCCTTCTTCCTCCTTATGCCCGTCTTACGACAGAGCCTGAGGTGATAGAACCGGGTGATGAGGCTGACCTCGTCATCACCATCATAGCCGATAAGATTCCGGCTACGATGCCCGAATCCTTCACCTTCCCTGTTATTCTGGAGGGCTTGGACGCCCGCCCGTCTGACAGAACGATACAGGTCGTTGTAAAGGTAAAAAGGTAA
- a CDS encoding subtilase family N-terminal domain-containing protein has product MKKKFFYIAMVALALTGCSDSLSTIGSSDGNSEITIPADAEAGELLIKFSPEMSDILDQAQLSKTRAGKATRSGIPSTDEVLDILGSYSFERVFPVDANTEARTREAGLHLWYTVKFNKGTDLKAAADRLKQLGEISKVQTNGRIKRAYNTDSKRIYLSDKALQQKSTRSAAEGEPNDPGFASQWHYRNLGEDHYDFEKLNNNQVGAKAGCDVNALEAWKTCTGDPSIIVAILDEGVMYTHPDLAANMWCNPGESVQGAKTDGDGNGYEGDLHGYNFVTESGDITWTDANDTGHGTHVAGTIAAVNNNGKGVCGVAGGDGTPNSGVKIMSCQVFSGQNSVTLAGEARAIKYAADNGAVILQCSWGYNSSESSIINGYTPGPATEKEWAETYPLEKEALDYFINNAGSPNGVIDGGIPVFAAGNEYAGNPAFPGAYSKCVSVSSLAADYTPACYTDYGSLVTLSAPGGDLDYYSKIGEQEDEYWAETTEQKGAVLSTMIKNGQPAYGYMEGTSMACPHVSGVAALGLAYASKTNRHYRAADFVALMKKSVKELDSHYQNGATKTYYMNHSTVGASPEIVQLSKYIGKMGAGLIDAAQLLNNIKNKKLSSDMKLPNVYVGIEKTVSLNLAAYFAGQTEGFSCSVANSSVASASVDGKTLTVKGLASGSTSLTVTAADGTSQTVVVTVRKSAGNNGWM; this is encoded by the coding sequence ATGAAGAAAAAGTTTTTCTATATAGCAATGGTCGCATTGGCATTGACGGGCTGTTCTGACAGCCTGTCAACCATCGGCTCTTCTGACGGCAATTCTGAAATCACCATCCCTGCAGATGCTGAGGCGGGTGAGTTGCTGATAAAGTTCAGTCCGGAGATGAGCGATATCCTCGACCAGGCACAACTGAGCAAGACTCGCGCCGGAAAGGCTACCCGTTCGGGTATTCCTTCTACTGACGAGGTGCTCGACATCCTGGGAAGCTACAGCTTTGAGCGTGTGTTCCCGGTAGATGCAAATACTGAGGCAAGAACCCGCGAGGCGGGACTCCACCTCTGGTATACGGTGAAGTTTAATAAGGGAACCGACCTGAAGGCGGCTGCCGATCGCCTGAAGCAGTTGGGTGAAATCTCAAAGGTTCAGACTAACGGTCGCATCAAGCGTGCTTACAATACAGACAGCAAGCGCATCTATCTCAGCGATAAGGCACTTCAGCAGAAGTCTACCCGCTCAGCAGCCGAGGGCGAGCCAAACGACCCAGGCTTTGCCAGCCAGTGGCATTACCGTAACCTGGGTGAGGACCACTATGACTTTGAGAAGCTCAACAATAATCAGGTGGGTGCTAAGGCAGGATGTGACGTGAATGCACTTGAGGCATGGAAGACCTGTACAGGCGATCCTTCTATCATCGTGGCTATTCTTGATGAGGGCGTGATGTATACGCACCCTGATCTGGCAGCCAACATGTGGTGCAACCCGGGCGAAAGCGTTCAGGGTGCCAAGACTGACGGCGACGGTAATGGTTATGAGGGCGACCTTCATGGCTACAACTTCGTTACTGAGAGTGGCGATATTACCTGGACTGATGCCAATGACACCGGTCATGGTACTCACGTAGCTGGTACTATTGCAGCCGTTAATAATAATGGTAAAGGTGTTTGTGGTGTAGCTGGTGGTGACGGTACTCCTAACTCTGGTGTCAAGATCATGTCATGCCAGGTATTCTCCGGCCAGAACAGTGTAACCTTGGCAGGCGAGGCGAGAGCCATCAAGTATGCTGCCGATAATGGTGCTGTCATCCTGCAGTGCAGTTGGGGTTACAACTCTTCAGAGTCTAGCATCATCAATGGTTATACTCCGGGTCCTGCTACCGAGAAGGAATGGGCTGAGACCTATCCGCTGGAGAAGGAAGCTCTGGATTACTTCATCAACAATGCCGGTTCGCCTAATGGTGTCATCGACGGCGGTATTCCAGTCTTCGCAGCCGGTAACGAGTATGCTGGCAATCCTGCTTTCCCAGGTGCTTACTCTAAGTGCGTCAGCGTATCTTCATTAGCTGCCGACTATACTCCAGCCTGCTACACTGATTACGGTTCGCTCGTAACCCTGAGCGCTCCTGGTGGCGACTTGGATTATTACAGCAAGATTGGCGAGCAGGAAGATGAATACTGGGCAGAGACAACCGAGCAGAAAGGTGCTGTGCTCTCTACGATGATCAAGAACGGTCAGCCTGCTTACGGCTACATGGAGGGTACCTCTATGGCTTGTCCTCATGTTTCGGGTGTGGCTGCCTTGGGTCTCGCTTATGCAAGCAAGACGAACCGTCATTATCGTGCTGCCGACTTCGTAGCCCTGATGAAGAAATCTGTGAAGGAATTGGATAGTCATTATCAGAATGGTGCAACCAAGACCTACTACATGAACCATTCTACCGTAGGTGCTTCGCCAGAGATTGTACAGCTCTCTAAGTACATCGGCAAGATGGGTGCTGGTCTGATTGATGCAGCTCAGCTCTTGAACAACATCAAGAACAAGAAACTCAGTTCTGATATGAAGTTGCCTAACGTGTATGTGGGCATCGAGAAGACTGTTTCTCTCAACCTCGCTGCATATTTCGCAGGTCAGACAGAGGGATTCTCTTGCTCTGTAGCGAATAGCAGCGTAGCTTCTGCTTCGGTAGATGGCAAGACGCTCACCGTGAAAGGACTCGCTTCCGGAAGCACATCGCTCACCGTAACAGCTGCCGATGGTACCAGCCAGACCGTAGTTGTGACTGTTAGAAAGAGTGCCGGTAACAATGGTTGGATGTAA
- a CDS encoding DUF4458 domain-containing protein — MNRMKIFSKALLLLLVSLLTFAATSCSDDETGGWDGTYGYVQFTLSKKVSSRATRATALDKLEKLDDAKKIKVVMEHNGTTVSQTLVLNSYNSENAEYGLRSEKLQLASGTYTVIGFYLYDAVDEELLASSAGETFTVVGGGLEVQNLMVETVERGKVKFNLVKEWEKTRAGGAEYLFSNIRLVDVSVTNLFTRETYTFPELKVKYKEGSKENQNPDNENDKYMDTGTAYCDSTVWLPAGTYQVTSYTTYGKTGAVKTKYETQPVKGETFIIEDNQLNDKAQVPILLSKTKEYIKDYEALKAIWESLQGKEWSFYGDATFKGANWNFNKELDMWGEQPGVTLNSNGRVIGLIIAGFGAKGIVPDAIGQLTELQVLNLGSHDEKIGANIFNDYDANSLTAAKKSSMRHDYENKFLKYDPRANMSDMIVESYNSDPKVAPKNRIKKDSRINLKDAQIGTLTNKITGVSKAIYRLTKLQQFYIGNSSITSDEVCAKFYNADDPVYGKFAQEFKDEDWDKMENLTDIELYNCPKISRIPDFYYNLPKLQAMNLARCKGISANQLRSDWTRLAEEKTGKTLQILYMSYNNLEEFPESSALSKMVNLGLLDLAYNNIKKLHPFGSEVALTSLYLNNNQIEEVPANLCAFTEDVESLTFAHNKLKKIPNIFDASSVREMGSVDFSYNEITGVDNSHGTYKGINAASVSLSNNKIEKFPSELFTAGSPITTIDLSGNQMRTIPKGSIKGKKAYLLQVIDFRFNKLTSLSDDFRSTTLPYITNMDLSYNCFTEVPTQPLNSAVLRAFAINHQRDGKDQRCLRTWPTGITTCPSLIQFQIGSNDIRKVEETLTSHLYILNIADNPNISIDVTSVCPYIKAGRYMLFYDKNQDIRGCDALDLEN, encoded by the coding sequence ATGAACAGAATGAAAATATTTTCAAAGGCACTCTTGTTGCTCTTGGTCTCTCTCCTGACCTTTGCAGCAACAAGTTGCTCGGATGATGAAACCGGAGGCTGGGACGGCACATACGGATATGTGCAGTTCACGCTCAGCAAGAAGGTTTCTTCTAGAGCTACCCGTGCTACTGCCCTTGACAAACTTGAGAAACTGGATGATGCCAAGAAAATCAAGGTGGTCATGGAGCACAACGGTACAACTGTCTCTCAGACACTGGTGCTCAATTCTTATAATTCAGAGAATGCAGAGTATGGTCTGAGAAGTGAAAAACTGCAACTCGCTTCGGGTACTTACACCGTCATCGGTTTCTATCTCTATGATGCTGTAGACGAGGAGTTGCTGGCTTCTTCTGCCGGCGAAACATTCACTGTAGTAGGTGGCGGTCTGGAAGTACAGAACCTCATGGTGGAGACTGTGGAGCGTGGTAAGGTGAAGTTCAATCTCGTGAAGGAGTGGGAGAAGACCCGTGCCGGTGGTGCCGAGTATCTCTTCTCTAACATCCGTCTCGTTGATGTCAGCGTAACTAATCTCTTTACCCGTGAGACCTATACTTTCCCTGAACTGAAGGTGAAATACAAGGAGGGAAGCAAGGAGAATCAGAATCCTGACAATGAGAACGATAAGTATATGGACACAGGTACAGCTTACTGCGATTCTACCGTATGGCTGCCTGCCGGTACCTATCAGGTTACCTCATATACCACCTACGGCAAGACAGGTGCGGTGAAGACCAAGTATGAGACCCAGCCTGTAAAGGGTGAGACTTTCATTATAGAGGACAATCAACTCAATGATAAAGCTCAGGTGCCTATCCTCCTTTCCAAGACCAAGGAGTATATCAAGGACTATGAGGCGTTGAAGGCTATCTGGGAATCTCTCCAGGGTAAGGAGTGGAGCTTCTATGGTGATGCTACCTTCAAGGGAGCTAACTGGAACTTCAACAAGGAACTCGATATGTGGGGCGAACAGCCGGGCGTAACGCTCAACAGCAACGGCCGTGTCATCGGTCTTATCATCGCCGGTTTCGGAGCAAAGGGAATCGTACCTGATGCCATCGGACAGCTGACAGAACTCCAGGTGCTCAACCTCGGTTCTCACGATGAGAAGATTGGTGCCAACATCTTCAATGATTATGATGCAAACAGTCTGACTGCAGCAAAGAAGAGCAGCATGCGTCACGACTATGAGAACAAGTTCCTGAAGTATGACCCACGTGCCAATATGTCGGATATGATTGTAGAAAGCTACAACTCTGATCCTAAGGTGGCACCGAAGAACAGAATCAAGAAGGACAGCCGCATCAACCTGAAGGATGCACAGATCGGTACATTGACCAACAAGATTACAGGTGTATCTAAGGCCATCTATCGTCTGACTAAGTTGCAGCAGTTCTATATCGGTAACTCTTCTATCACATCCGATGAGGTTTGTGCGAAGTTCTACAATGCTGACGATCCTGTTTATGGTAAGTTTGCACAGGAATTCAAGGATGAGGATTGGGACAAGATGGAAAACCTGACCGATATCGAACTTTACAACTGTCCGAAGATCAGTCGCATTCCAGACTTCTACTATAATCTCCCTAAATTGCAGGCGATGAACCTGGCACGATGCAAGGGAATCTCAGCCAACCAGTTGAGAAGCGACTGGACCCGCTTAGCTGAGGAGAAGACCGGTAAGACACTCCAGATTCTCTATATGAGTTACAACAACCTGGAGGAGTTCCCAGAGTCATCTGCCTTGAGCAAGATGGTGAATCTCGGTCTGCTCGACCTGGCTTACAACAACATCAAGAAGTTGCATCCGTTCGGTTCTGAGGTAGCACTTACTTCTCTCTATCTGAACAACAACCAGATTGAGGAGGTTCCTGCTAATCTCTGTGCCTTTACAGAAGATGTAGAGAGTCTGACCTTCGCTCACAACAAACTGAAGAAGATTCCGAATATCTTCGATGCAAGTTCTGTTCGCGAGATGGGTTCTGTAGACTTCTCTTACAACGAGATTACAGGTGTAGATAATAGTCATGGTACCTACAAGGGTATCAATGCAGCTTCAGTCAGTCTGTCAAACAATAAGATAGAGAAGTTCCCTTCTGAGTTGTTTACAGCCGGTTCGCCAATCACAACCATCGATTTGAGCGGCAACCAGATGCGCACCATCCCTAAGGGTTCCATCAAGGGCAAGAAGGCTTATCTGCTGCAGGTCATCGACTTCCGATTCAACAAGTTGACATCCCTCTCTGATGACTTCCGCTCAACCACATTGCCATACATTACCAATATGGACTTGAGCTACAACTGCTTCACCGAGGTGCCAACCCAGCCATTGAACAGTGCCGTGCTCCGTGCCTTTGCCATCAACCACCAGCGTGATGGGAAGGACCAGCGTTGTCTGCGTACATGGCCTACAGGAATCACAACCTGTCCGAGCCTGATCCAGTTCCAGATTGGTTCCAATGATATCCGTAAGGTAGAAGAGACACTGACCTCTCACCTTTATATCCTGAATATCGCAGACAACCCTAACATCTCTATCGATGTAACCAGCGTCTGCCCATACATCAAGGCAGGTAGGTATATGCTGTTCTACGACAAAAATCAGGACATCCGCGGTTGCGATGCTTTGGATCTCGAAAATTAA
- a CDS encoding BACON domain-containing protein — MKYMNKLTLGIVLAAGLFTACSDKDDVDIPGGLALDKEEIAIGPQGGTEQIAIAASQDWVANTSEPWLMLSPANGVGSVEGTITVDSTLSNTLRSTELSFQGANGQSRKLTITQFGYGKQIFLKDPVVEIENSGSYDNRAFESLISANVECKIGKIEYSFEGDLTDAEKAENESEREGWLLNSKDEDKLTGTNLGIKLDRKYRPRTVNFKFRWAMNVVPAVRVAKVHLVPVKAEDQLVDADGNPTDDVILTVRQKAAPKIEDNRAGDSLSVIMIHQKLGSIATFDSSENMRNWSGVTLWEATDDFVKDHPEALGRVRSVKFSMFNLKSGETLPKEVGNLKFLESFSVAANENNQIREVKLGDEICSLKYLKNLTVQAYGLTQLPASFVKLGKSLESLNLVNNNFNKLSDITDIVNEKNFPKLRNLILYAQRRTDVVINIASLGEKNASGVYVYNNYPIGLYGKVNAGSADRQALLKLLTWDKLNTLKLSYCFLEGELPTDEEMDAALEAAGKATRYSKSDFSTNKEDYLDKLVGDTCKWLLSGWNNPVTCKHKDGSVVCEDVYASEVPRVLPNCRQLSLNLNFFTGEVPNWILFHPHLVEWNAPTLIFNQQPKGKNSDGAAVGFSNMTEDSYSYDYYYGTSDPGSKWEIPGVAYPLYYRTYVAAGDINEAALMAKYRRTKKK; from the coding sequence ATGAAATATATGAATAAACTGACATTAGGTATCGTTCTCGCTGCCGGGCTTTTCACAGCCTGCAGCGATAAGGATGATGTCGATATCCCAGGAGGACTGGCGCTCGATAAAGAGGAGATAGCCATAGGCCCTCAGGGTGGAACGGAGCAGATTGCCATCGCTGCCTCACAGGACTGGGTGGCAAATACCTCTGAGCCTTGGCTGATGCTTTCGCCTGCCAACGGTGTGGGTTCTGTTGAGGGTACCATCACGGTGGATTCTACTCTTTCCAACACGCTTCGCAGCACAGAACTCAGTTTCCAGGGTGCCAACGGACAGAGTCGCAAGCTTACCATCACCCAGTTCGGTTATGGCAAGCAGATCTTCCTGAAGGATCCTGTTGTAGAAATCGAAAACTCCGGTTCTTACGATAATCGTGCTTTCGAGAGTCTGATTTCCGCCAACGTGGAATGCAAGATTGGTAAGATAGAGTATTCTTTCGAGGGGGATCTGACCGATGCTGAGAAGGCAGAGAACGAGAGCGAGCGTGAGGGCTGGCTTCTGAACAGCAAGGATGAAGATAAGCTGACAGGTACTAACCTGGGTATCAAGCTGGACAGAAAGTACCGTCCTCGCACCGTGAACTTCAAGTTCCGCTGGGCGATGAACGTGGTTCCTGCCGTTCGTGTGGCTAAGGTTCATCTCGTGCCAGTCAAGGCTGAAGACCAGCTGGTAGATGCAGATGGTAATCCTACCGATGATGTTATCCTGACCGTTCGTCAGAAGGCAGCACCAAAGATTGAGGACAACCGTGCCGGTGACTCTCTCTCTGTCATCATGATCCACCAGAAACTGGGTAGCATTGCTACCTTCGATTCCAGCGAGAACATGCGCAACTGGAGCGGCGTAACGCTCTGGGAAGCTACTGATGATTTCGTGAAGGATCATCCTGAGGCTTTAGGACGTGTACGTTCTGTCAAGTTCAGCATGTTCAACCTCAAGAGTGGCGAAACTCTTCCTAAGGAAGTGGGTAATCTCAAGTTCCTGGAGTCATTCTCTGTTGCTGCCAACGAGAACAACCAGATTCGTGAGGTGAAGCTCGGTGATGAAATCTGCTCGCTGAAGTATCTGAAGAATCTTACCGTTCAGGCTTACGGTCTGACTCAGTTGCCTGCTAGCTTTGTTAAGCTGGGCAAGAGTCTTGAATCGCTCAACCTGGTAAATAACAACTTCAACAAGTTGTCGGATATCACCGATATCGTCAACGAGAAGAACTTCCCTAAGTTGCGTAACCTCATTCTCTATGCACAGCGCCGTACGGATGTTGTCATCAACATCGCTTCGCTGGGCGAAAAGAATGCATCAGGCGTCTATGTTTATAATAACTATCCTATCGGACTGTATGGTAAGGTAAATGCCGGATCTGCAGACCGTCAGGCGCTTCTCAAGCTCCTGACATGGGATAAGTTGAATACACTGAAGTTGTCTTACTGCTTCCTGGAGGGTGAACTTCCTACCGATGAAGAGATGGATGCAGCTCTGGAGGCTGCCGGCAAGGCCACCCGATACAGCAAGTCTGACTTCTCTACTAACAAGGAAGATTATCTCGACAAGCTGGTAGGCGATACCTGCAAGTGGTTGCTCTCAGGCTGGAATAATCCTGTAACCTGCAAACACAAGGATGGTTCTGTAGTTTGCGAGGATGTTTATGCTAGCGAGGTGCCACGTGTATTGCCAAACTGCCGTCAGTTGTCACTCAACCTGAACTTCTTTACAGGTGAGGTGCCAAACTGGATTCTCTTCCATCCACACCTGGTAGAATGGAATGCACCTACGTTGATCTTCAACCAGCAGCCTAAGGGTAAGAACAGCGATGGCGCTGCCGTTGGTTTCTCTAATATGACAGAAGACAGCTACAGCTACGACTACTATTACGGAACCAGCGACCCAGGCAGCAAGTGGGAGATTCCGGGTGTAGCTTATCCGCTCTACTACCGCACATACGTGGCAGCAGGCGATATTAATGAAGCTGCGCTGATGGCTAAGTACAGGAGAACTAAGAAAAAGTAA